In Anopheles gambiae chromosome 2, idAnoGambNW_F1_1, whole genome shotgun sequence, a single window of DNA contains:
- the LOC1270315 gene encoding microfibril-associated glycoprotein 4, which translates to MRTKLSLFLLCYCHTALATVSVAENASVPATAPSGFGFEMLLAKLASLEYHFIEKQLQSEERITTLSTRIDSLVKSVENLAWIAQQTATTVTLLGLSDQHAQQNFTVLQRDVTELLAKQHHLVTSEQLGEYLLKRNATCSMAPALPPCGDKQSAVYPSCGKVPFAASGVYQIRPEYPFKEPITVRCDQEYESGGWVVIQQRFDGSVNFYRAWDEYYEGFGNLNGEFWLGLGHIHQLTESAPHELAILLEDFEGNRTVARYERFAIGNVGQKFALLVIDGYSGTAGDSLSDLKGMPFTTKDADRDASNENCAVTYTGAWWYRACHQSNLNGKYLRGETKEFATSMVWKSFRGYHYSLKSSKMMIRPKLMT; encoded by the exons ATGCGAACCAAATTATCGCTTTTTCTGCTGTGCTACTGCCACACTGCTCTGGCCACAGTGAGCGTCGCAGAAAATGCATCCGTTCCAGCAACGGCACCGTCCGGATTTGGCTTCGAAATGTTGCTGGCAAAGTTGGCCTCCCTCGAGTACCATTTCATCGAGAAGCAGCTACAGTCCGAGGAAAGGATCACCACTCTAAGCACGCGCATCGATAGTCTCGTAAAGTCGGTGGAAAACTTAGCCTGGATTGCGCAGCAAACCGCCACAACGGTCACGCTGCTCGGGCTGAGCGACCAGCACGCGCAGCAAAACTTTACCGTCCTGCAGCGCGATGTTACCGAGCTGCTGGCCAAACAGCACCATCTCGTAACGAGCGAACAGCTTGGCGAGTATTTGCTGAAGCGTAACGCAACCTGCAGCATGGCGCCCGCTTTGCCACCCTGCGGTGATAAGCAGTCGGCGGTGTATCCGTCCTGCGGCAAGGTCCCGTTCGCAGCGTCCGGCGTGTACCAGATACGGCCCGAGTATCCCTTCAAGGAACCGATCACGGTGCGGTGCGACCAGGAGTACGAGTCGGGCGGGTGGGTTGTGATTCAGCAGCGGTTCGACGGTTCGGTCAACTTCTACCGGGCCTGGGACGAGTACTACGAAGGGTTCGGCAATCTGAACGGCGAGTTTTGGCTGGGCCTGGGGCACATCCATCAGCTAACCGAGTCGGCACCGCACGAGCTGGCGATCCTGCTGGAGGATTTCGAGGGCAACCGGACGGTGGCCCGGTACGAGCGGTTTGCGATCGGCAATGTGGGCCAAAAGTTTGCGCTGCTCGTTATTGACGGCTACAGCGGTACGGCCGGCGATTCGTTGAGCGATTTGAAGGGGATGCCCTTTACGACGAAAGATGCGGACCGAGATGCATCGAATGAGAACTGTGCGGTCACGTACACTGGCGCATGGTGGTATAGAGCCTGCCATCAAAG CAACTTGAACGGAAAGTATTTGCGCGGTGAAACGAAAGAGTTCGCCACGAGCatggtttggaaatcgttcCGTGGGTACCATTACTCGCTCAAGTCGTCGAAGATGATGATAAGACCGAAATTAATGACGTGA